Proteins from a single region of Cryptococcus neoformans var. grubii H99 chromosome 5, complete sequence:
- a CDS encoding solute carrier family 31 (copper transporter), member 1, variant 1, whose protein sequence is MDMGNMGMGMGMGMDSGHNHSHMNMGSGHGADSGHACRISMLLNFNTVDACFLSPNWHIRSKGMFAGSIIGIFFLCVLIELIRRLGREFDRWLVKRAGVNSTCGELSSVAEYGKDGAQGGAVVRVAPRYVPSWPHQILRGFIYGSQFTAAFFVMLLGMYFNVIVLIFIFLGQTVGYMLFGRDTCGGGFDFGAQGRCC, encoded by the exons ATGGACATGGGTAACATGGGCATGGGCATGGGCATGGGTATGGACTCCGGCCACAACCACAGCCACATGAACATGGGGTCCGGCCACGGAGCAGACTCCGGTCACGCATGTCGAA TCTCGATGTTGCTCAACTTCAACACCGTTGATGCATgttttctctctcccaacTGGCACATTCGCTCCAAGGGAATGTTCGCCGGTAGCATCATCGgcatctttttcctttgtgTTTTAATTGAATTGATCAGGAGGTTGGGGAGAGAATTTGATCGATGGCTTGTGAAAAGGGCGGGAGTAAACTCTACTTGTGGGGAGCTATCTAGCGTAGCTGAGTATGGGAAGGATGGCGCGCAGGGTGGTGCTGTTGTCAGAGTCGCTCCACG ATAtgttccttcttggcctcaCCAAATCCTTCGTGGTTTCATCTATGGCAGTCAGTTCACCGCGGCTTTCTTTGT TATGCTCCTCGGGATGTACTTCAACGTAATCGTCTTGATATTTATCTTCTTGGGTCAGACTGTCGGCTACATGCTGTTCGGCAGGGATACTTGTGGTGGAGGATTTGATTTTGGTGCTCAGGGGCGCTGTTGTTAA
- a CDS encoding solute carrier family 31 (copper transporter), member 1 → MDMGNMGMGMGMGMDSGHNHSHMNMGSGHGADSGHACRISMLLNFNTVDACFLSPNWHIRSKGMFAGSIIGIFFLCVLIELIRRLGREFDRWLVKRAGVNSTCGELSSVAEYGKDGAQGGAVVRVAPRFRYVPSWPHQILRGFIYGSQFTAAFFVMLLGMYFNVIVLIFIFLGQTVGYMLFGRDTCGGGFDFGAQGRCC, encoded by the exons ATGGACATGGGTAACATGGGCATGGGCATGGGCATGGGTATGGACTCCGGCCACAACCACAGCCACATGAACATGGGGTCCGGCCACGGAGCAGACTCCGGTCACGCATGTCGAA TCTCGATGTTGCTCAACTTCAACACCGTTGATGCATgttttctctctcccaacTGGCACATTCGCTCCAAGGGAATGTTCGCCGGTAGCATCATCGgcatctttttcctttgtgTTTTAATTGAATTGATCAGGAGGTTGGGGAGAGAATTTGATCGATGGCTTGTGAAAAGGGCGGGAGTAAACTCTACTTGTGGGGAGCTATCTAGCGTAGCTGAGTATGGGAAGGATGGCGCGCAGGGTGGTGCTGTTGTCAGAGTCGCTCCACG TTTCAGATAtgttccttcttggcctcaCCAAATCCTTCGTGGTTTCATCTATGGCAGTCAGTTCACCGCGGCTTTCTTTGT TATGCTCCTCGGGATGTACTTCAACGTAATCGTCTTGATATTTATCTTCTTGGGTCAGACTGTCGGCTACATGCTGTTCGGCAGGGATACTTGTGGTGGAGGATTTGATTTTGGTGCTCAGGGGCGCTGTTGTTAA